The Lycium barbarum isolate Lr01 chromosome 10, ASM1917538v2, whole genome shotgun sequence genome includes a region encoding these proteins:
- the LOC132614712 gene encoding beta-D-glucosyl crocetin beta-1,6-glucosyltransferase-like has protein sequence MSTEVTVHKNTLRVLMFPWLAYGHISPFLNVAKKLVDRGFLIYLCSTAINLKSTIKKIPEKYSDSIQLIELHLPELPELPPHYHTTNGLPPHLNHTLQKALKMSKPNFSKILQNLKPDLVIYDLLQQWAEGVANEQNIPAVKLLTSGAAVLSYFFNLVKKPGVEFPFPAIYLRKNELEKMSELLAQSAKDKEPDGVDPFADGNMQVMLMSTSRIIEAKYIDYFSGLSNWKVVPVGPPVQDPIADDADEMELIDWLGKKDENSTVFVSFGSEYFLSKEDREEIAFGLELSNVNFIWVARFPKGEEQNLEDALPKGFLERIGDRGRVLDKFAPQPRILNHPSTGGFISHCGWNSVMESVDFRVPIIAMPIHLDQPMNARLIVELGVAVEIVRDDYGKIHREEIAEILKDVIAGKSGENLKAKMRDISKNLKSIRDEEMDTAAEELIQLCKNSPKLK, from the coding sequence ATGAGTACAGAAGTAACCGTACATAAAAATACTTTGAGGGTCCTGATGTTTCCGTGGTTGGCTTATGGACACATCTCTCCATTTCTAAATGTAGCCAAGAAACTTGTGGATAGAGGATTCTTGATTTACCTCTGTTCTACGGCCATCAATCTTAAATCCACCATCAAGAAAATCCCTGAAAAATACTCTGATTCGATTCAACTTATCGAACTTCATTTACCTGAATTGCCTGAACTTCCTCCTCATTACCATACGACCAATGGTCTCCCACCCCATCTCAATCACACACTTCAAAAGGCCCTGAAAATGTCCAAACCCAACTTCTCGAAAATCTTGCAAAATTTGAAACCTGATTTGGTAATTTATGACTTATTGCAGCAATGGGCTGAAGGCGTGGCGAATGAACAAAATATTCCAGCAGTCAAGCTCTTAACTTCGGGTGCAGCTGTATTGTCATATTTTTTTAACTTAGTAAAAAAACCAGGGGTTGAATTCCCTTTCCCTGCTATTTATCTCAGGAAAAATGAGCTAGAAAAAATGAGCGAATTGTTGGCCCAATCTGCTAAAGATAAAGAACCTGATGGTGTGGATCCTTTTGCTGATGGAAATATGCAAGTCATGTTGATGAGTACCTCTAGAATTATAGAAGCCAAATACATAGATTATTTCAGTGGATTGAGCAATTGGAAAGTAGTTCCAGTTGGTCCACCTGTCCAAGATCCAATCGCTGATGACGCGGATGAAATGGAACTCATTGATTGGCTAGGAAAAAAAGATGAGAATTCAACTGTTTTTGTCTCATTTGGAAGTGAGTATTtcttgtcaaaagaagatagggAGGAAATAGCTTTTGGGTTGGAGCTTAGTAATGTTAATTTCATATGGGTTGCGAGATTTCCAAAGGGGGAAGAACAAAATCTTGAAGATGCTCTACCAAAAGGTTTTCTTGAAAGAATTGGAGATAGGGGAAGAGTTTTGGACAAATTTGCACCACAGCCAAGGATTCTAAATCATCCGAGTACGGGAGGATTTATAAGTCATTGTGGTTGGAATTCTGTAATGGAAAGTGTAGATTTTAGGGTTCCAATAATAGCTATGCCTATACATCTTGATCAGCCAATGAATGCTAGGTTGATAGTAGAATTGGGAGTTGCAGTGGAGATTGTTAGAGATGATTATGGcaagattcatagagaagaaaTTGCAGAAATTCTAAAAGATGTCATAGCTGGTAAATCAGGGGAAAATTTGAAGGCCAAAATGAGAGATATCAGCAAGAATTTAAAATCTATAAGGGATGAAGAGATGGATACTGCAGCTGAAGAGCTAATTCAACTTTGTAAGAATAGTCCTAAGTTGAAATAA